In Acidobacteriota bacterium, a single genomic region encodes these proteins:
- a CDS encoding aminotransferase class III-fold pyridoxal phosphate-dependent enzyme — translation MSTVTAGMSSREIVDLSRRHTLFEWSAQSQVDPIPVAGAKGVYFWTPEGKRFLDFNSQLMCVNIGYGDERVVRAIQRQAETLAYANPFMATEVRARLGAKLATITPGDIDTFFFTNGGAEANENAIKLARFFTGRHKILARYRSYHGATAGSISLTGDPRRWPAEPGIPGVVHVLDPYHGIQRGWEDAASSLAMLEEIIQLEGPQTIAAFILEPVTGTNGILVPPEGYLQGIRALCDRHGILMIADEVMSGFGRTGEWFAVDHWKVVPDLMTMAKGLTSAYVPLGAVGMRQHIAQHFRDRVYYGGLTYNSHPLGCAAAIATLDVYEEDRLIENARRMGRVMSGLLADLEARHPSVGAVRSIGLFGIVELVRSRKTREPMAPFNGTSPEMKALGHELRENGLYTFVRWNTFFTNPPLSITEAELREGFAIIDRALATTDRAVA, via the coding sequence ATGTCTACCGTCACAGCCGGCATGAGCAGCCGTGAAATTGTCGATCTCTCACGGCGCCACACGCTGTTCGAGTGGTCCGCGCAAAGCCAGGTGGATCCGATCCCGGTCGCCGGCGCCAAGGGCGTGTATTTCTGGACGCCTGAAGGCAAGCGCTTCCTCGACTTCAACAGCCAGCTGATGTGCGTGAACATCGGCTACGGCGACGAGCGCGTGGTCCGCGCCATCCAGCGGCAGGCGGAGACGCTCGCGTACGCGAACCCGTTCATGGCGACCGAGGTGCGCGCGCGGCTCGGTGCGAAGCTCGCGACGATCACGCCCGGGGACATCGACACGTTCTTCTTCACCAACGGCGGCGCCGAGGCCAACGAGAACGCGATCAAGCTCGCGCGGTTCTTCACGGGCCGCCACAAGATCCTCGCGCGCTACCGCTCGTACCACGGCGCGACGGCCGGCAGCATCTCGCTGACGGGCGACCCGCGGCGGTGGCCCGCCGAGCCCGGGATCCCGGGGGTCGTGCACGTCCTCGATCCGTACCACGGCATCCAGCGCGGGTGGGAGGACGCCGCCTCGTCGCTCGCGATGCTCGAGGAGATCATCCAGCTCGAAGGCCCGCAGACGATCGCGGCCTTCATCCTCGAGCCGGTCACCGGCACCAACGGCATCCTCGTGCCCCCGGAGGGGTACCTGCAGGGCATCCGCGCGCTGTGCGATCGTCACGGCATCCTCATGATTGCCGACGAGGTGATGTCCGGCTTCGGGCGGACCGGCGAGTGGTTTGCCGTCGATCACTGGAAGGTCGTGCCCGATCTGATGACGATGGCCAAAGGGCTGACGAGCGCCTACGTGCCGCTCGGCGCGGTGGGCATGCGGCAGCACATCGCGCAGCACTTCCGCGACCGCGTGTACTACGGCGGGCTCACCTACAACAGCCACCCGCTCGGGTGCGCGGCGGCGATCGCCACGCTCGACGTCTACGAGGAAGATCGCCTCATCGAGAACGCGCGACGGATGGGGCGCGTGATGAGCGGCCTGCTCGCGGATCTGGAGGCCCGCCACCCGTCGGTGGGCGCCGTGCGCTCGATCGGCCTCTTCGGGATCGTCGAGCTGGTGCGCAGCCGCAAGACCCGCGAACCGATGGCACCCTTCAACGGGACCTCGCCCGAGATGAAGGCGCTCGGGCACGAGTTGCGCGAGAACGGCCTGTACACGTTCGTGCGCTGGAACACGTTCTTCACCAACCCGCCTCTGTCGATCACCGAGGCGGAGCTGCGAGAGGGTTTTGCGATCATCGACCGCGCGCTGGCGACGACGGATAGAGCGGTTGCGTAG